One genomic segment of Sminthopsis crassicaudata isolate SCR6 chromosome 2, ASM4859323v1, whole genome shotgun sequence includes these proteins:
- the LOC141552753 gene encoding tripartite motif-containing protein 54-like, translating into MDTLERQLICPICLEMFSKPVVILPCQHNLCRKCANDIFQSRGTTLGSSGRFRCPSCRHEVVLDRHGVYGLQRNLLVENIIDIYKQESASPKPLLKPECPTCEEHEDEKINIYCVTCRVPTCSLCKVFGEHQACRVAPLSDVYEQHKSELTDGIRTLVASNDRIQALIAELQNTCRNVEDNCKARKQTLCEKFERMAGILEERKEIMLQRVSYEQAEKTRQLRALSESYEARVEAASKLVDTALQAAEEPQVPLFLQNAKVLIQKITEAVSGPELETLEPGFDNMEHYAVDFNEEERALYQLDFIKMEEPLEAAVATSSEEGDYTTPTEEPGVSEDPEEEVGATSASGAEAPEEAGAGTVQLRESAAEEDLEPRTGPQDVEEAGGEPEAGGTMSAKLQDSGCSPTPGRIPVPPPRALRAESPNPGLCGTEISGSEGTGSTVSVQNEDGAGTPGCSQPSSDVAASEGSELEAGEPQSFSSGPFLISSP; encoded by the exons ATGGATACACTGGAGAGGCAGCTCATCTGTCCCATCTGCTTGGAGATGTTCTCCAAGCCCGTTGTCATTCTCCCCTGCCAGCACAACCTGTGTCGGAAGTGCGCCAATGACATTTTCCAG TCCCGAGGAACCACGCTGGGCTCCAGCGGAAGATTCCGATGTCCGTCCTGCCGCCACGAGGTGGTCCTCGATAGGCACGGGGTGTATGGGCTCCAGAGGAACCTGCTGGTGGAAAACATCATCGACATCTACAAGCAGGAGTCTGCCAG CCCTAAGCCGCTACTGAAACCCGAGTGTCCCACCTGCGAGGAGCACGAGGATGAAAAGATCAACATCTACTGCGTCACGTGCCGCGTGCCCACTTGCTCCCTATGCAAGGTGTTTGGGGAGCACCAGGCCTGCCGAGTAGCCCCCCTCTCCGACGTGTACGAACAGCACAAG tccgaGCTGACTGACGGAATTCGGACCCTGGTGGCCTCCAATGATCGGATCCAAGCGCTGATAGCAGAGCTGCAGAACACCTGCCGGAATGTGGAG GACAACTGCAAGGCTCGGAAACAGACGCTGTGCGAGAAGTTCGAGCGCATGGCGGGGATACTGGAGGAGCGTAAGGAGATCATGCTTCAGCGTGTGTCCTACGAGCAGGCGGAGAAGACCCGCCAGCTTCGAGCCCTGAGCGAGTCCTACGAGGCTCGTGTGGAAGCTGCCTCCAAACTGGTGGACACAGCTTTGCAGGCTGCTGAGGAACCCCAGGTCCCGCTCTTTCTACAG AATGCCAAGGTTCTCATCCAGAA GATTACTGAGGCTGTAAGTGGCCCAGAGCTGGAAACCCTGGAACCCGGATTTGACAACATGGAACATTATGCAGTGGATTTCAACGAAGAGGAACGGGCACTTTACCAGCTGGACTTCATCAAGA TGGAGGAACCGCTGGAGGCAGCAGTGGCAACTTCTTCGGAAGAAGGGGACTACACTACCCCGACAGAGGAACCTGGTGTAAGCGAAGACCCGGAAGAGGAGGTAGGAGCGACGTCTGCTTCGGGAGCCGAGGCCCCAGAAGAAGCTGGAGCCGGGACAGTGCAGCTCCGTGAGTCTGCCGCGGAGGAAGATTTGGAACCGAGAACCGGGCCGCAG GATGTAGAGGAGGCAGGTGGGGAGCCCGAGGCTGGCGGAACGATGAGTGCGAAGCTTCAGGACAGCGGGTGCTCCCCAACTCCAGGCCGTATCCCGGTACCACCTCCCCGGGCTCTCCGGGCGGAATCCCCCAACCCGGGACTGTGTGGTACTGAGATCTCGGGAAGTGAAGGGACCGGCAGTACTGTCAGCGTCCAGAACGAGGATGGGGCAGGAACACCGGGATGCAGCCAGCCA AGTTCAGACGTGGCGGCCTCGGAGGGGTCAGAGCTGGAGGCGGGGGAGCCCCAGAGCTTTTCCTCCGGTCCCTTCTTAATCTCCAGCCCATAG